In Coriobacteriaceae bacterium, a single window of DNA contains:
- a CDS encoding HAD family phosphatase produces MDHIAASSVAFIFDCDGTLVNSTPVWAYAQPELLHRHGVDVTVDDFAQFEHLSLEDECQAYHDIWGIGENGEELYRELSDILIDGYSKVPPREGLLAFLNQAQEAGIAMCVATSTPAELVTSALAGAGLNAYMEFITTTGEAGRSKQFPDVYEMALRRLEERHGHKFERAWVFEDAVFGLKSSGTAGFKRVGIYDPLGRMERDEVRDNCDIFIDSYEDLDLARVLAFKG; encoded by the coding sequence ATGGACCACATCGCCGCCTCAAGTGTTGCTTTTATTTTCGATTGCGACGGCACACTGGTTAATAGCACCCCCGTTTGGGCCTATGCCCAGCCAGAGTTATTGCACCGTCACGGAGTTGACGTGACGGTTGACGATTTTGCCCAGTTTGAGCATTTGTCGCTCGAGGACGAATGCCAGGCCTACCACGACATCTGGGGCATTGGTGAAAATGGCGAGGAGCTGTATCGCGAGCTGAGCGACATCCTGATCGATGGCTATTCCAAGGTGCCGCCGCGCGAGGGTCTGCTTGCATTTTTGAATCAGGCGCAGGAGGCCGGTATTGCCATGTGCGTTGCCACGTCCACGCCGGCCGAGTTGGTTACGTCTGCGCTTGCGGGCGCCGGGCTTAATGCCTACATGGAGTTTATTACCACCACGGGCGAGGCGGGGCGCTCCAAGCAGTTCCCCGACGTATACGAGATGGCGCTGCGACGCCTAGAGGAGCGTCACGGGCATAAGTTTGAGCGTGCATGGGTGTTTGAGGACGCTGTCTTTGGCCTTAAGAGCTCTGGCACCGCCGGCTTTAAGCGCGTGGGTATTTATGACCCGCTCGGTCGCATGGAGCGCGACGAGGTTCGTGACAACTGCGATATCTTTATCGATAGCTATGAGGACCTGGATCTGGCCCGCGTGCTTGCGTTTAAGGGATAG
- the glgD gene encoding glucose-1-phosphate adenylyltransferase subunit GlgD yields MINRKAIGYITANYSSTYGSVLLKDRPIASVPFLGRYRLIDFPLSNMMNAGIKTVGVVMPGNYRSLIDHVGSGKDWGLDRKKGGLFMVPGNAYGTTKGGMRFLLRDIISNKTLFQRSDKPYVVMMGTNIIFNMDLNTIIGAHENSGAQMTVVYCKATRNVDDETKLEINENGRLTGVSAGVVYGDNASMDCCIVNRETLLEIIDHYQAADYLDLLEALQGDFGNIDVCSYEYKGEVVGVFSEKSLYRRSMDLLDQTVADQLFDPERPILTKAHDVPPSRYATGSHACNSIISAGCIIKGTVRNSILSRGVVVEEGASVTNSIINQSCIIKSGARVENAILDKNNVVPTNTELRGTPENILVLGKAPLTSDTTIVR; encoded by the coding sequence ATGATCAATCGCAAGGCCATCGGTTATATCACCGCTAACTACTCTTCGACTTACGGCAGCGTGCTGCTCAAGGACCGTCCCATCGCGTCCGTTCCCTTTTTGGGCCGCTACCGCCTGATCGACTTCCCGCTGTCCAACATGATGAATGCCGGCATCAAGACCGTCGGCGTCGTCATGCCGGGAAACTACCGCTCGCTGATCGACCACGTGGGCTCGGGTAAGGACTGGGGCCTGGACCGCAAGAAGGGCGGCCTGTTCATGGTGCCCGGCAACGCGTATGGCACCACCAAGGGCGGCATGCGCTTCCTGCTGCGCGACATCATCTCCAACAAGACGCTGTTCCAGCGCTCGGACAAGCCCTATGTCGTGATGATGGGCACCAACATCATCTTTAACATGGACCTCAACACCATCATCGGCGCACACGAGAACTCCGGCGCTCAGATGACCGTGGTGTACTGCAAGGCCACGCGCAACGTCGATGACGAGACCAAACTCGAGATTAACGAGAACGGCCGCCTGACGGGCGTGAGCGCCGGCGTCGTGTACGGCGACAACGCCTCTATGGACTGCTGCATCGTCAACCGCGAGACGCTGCTCGAGATTATCGACCACTACCAGGCCGCCGACTATCTGGACCTGCTCGAGGCACTCCAGGGCGACTTTGGCAACATCGACGTGTGCAGCTACGAGTACAAGGGCGAGGTCGTGGGCGTGTTTAGCGAGAAGTCGCTGTACCGCCGCAGCATGGACCTGCTCGACCAGACCGTGGCCGATCAGCTCTTTGACCCCGAGCGCCCGATCCTGACCAAGGCTCACGACGTGCCGCCTTCGCGCTATGCGACCGGCAGCCACGCGTGCAACTCGATCATCTCGGCCGGCTGCATCATCAAGGGCACCGTGCGCAACTCGATCCTGTCTCGCGGCGTTGTGGTCGAGGAAGGCGCTTCGGTGACCAACTCGATCATCAACCAGAGCTGCATCATCAAGAGCGGCGCACGCGTTGAGAATGCCATCCTGGATAAGAACAACGTGGTCCCCACCAATACCGAGCTTCGCGGCACGCCCGAGAACATTCTGGTGCTGGGCAAGGCTCCGTTAACTTCCGACACCACCATCGTGCGTTAA
- the loaP gene encoding antiterminator LoaP, producing MWYVIQVINGREDVMRERIERMVPGGAMQELFYPQFQTEIKVHGEWVNTTKPLLPGYLICDTADPRTVQQYLLRMDDFARVLSQDGQFVPLAKEEVQLIGSFTHAGDRVVPMSEALKDGDQVVVTAGPLLGHEGLIKTINRRKSTAYLELDLCGRRVTTRVGLAVLSAKQRAMRNLKKAIA from the coding sequence GTGTGGTATGTGATCCAGGTCATTAACGGTCGCGAAGACGTAATGCGCGAGCGCATTGAGCGTATGGTGCCGGGTGGTGCCATGCAGGAGCTCTTTTATCCCCAATTTCAAACCGAGATCAAGGTTCACGGCGAATGGGTCAACACGACCAAGCCGCTCCTTCCCGGTTATCTTATCTGCGATACTGCAGATCCCCGCACCGTGCAACAGTATCTGCTGCGCATGGACGACTTTGCCCGGGTACTTTCCCAGGACGGTCAGTTTGTGCCGCTGGCAAAAGAAGAGGTCCAGCTTATTGGCAGCTTTACGCATGCGGGAGACCGCGTAGTGCCCATGAGCGAGGCCCTAAAAGACGGCGACCAGGTCGTAGTGACGGCAGGTCCGCTGTTGGGCCACGAAGGCCTTATCAAAACCATTAACAGACGCAAGAGCACTGCTTATTTGGAGCTCGACCTGTGCGGCCGACGCGTAACTACACGCGTTGGCCTCGCCGTGCTTTCGGCCAAGCAGCGCGCAATGCGAAACCTAAAAAAGGCGATCGCCTAA
- the glgB gene encoding 1,4-alpha-glucan branching protein GlgB, whose amino-acid sequence MMGSNVSDTKLKPATKKPATRKAAPHAPELTKDDVYLFGIGTWERSWEKMGAHPDTQNRTRGWRFCVWAPDVKSVHVIGEFNDWDEQANPLVPVHTSAIWEGFIPGAEQGQLYKYLIETNEGEKLYKADPYAFKAECPPGTASVLWALDGYQWNDAAWLKRRASHNHMSQPLNIYEVHIGSWKRHGDAPQGEPDEYGNYPGPMDPFPAQRGEFYTYDDLSVELVDYVRDMGYTHIEVMPLMEHPFDGSWGYQTTGYYAATSRYGNPQQLMHFIDACHEAGIGVIMDWVPGGFCADSHGLATFNGHMLFEHEIHPNWGTHKFDFARGEVRSFLVSNVLYWLENFHVDGIRMDGVSSMLYLNFGIDDPGQKKFNKYGTEEDLDASAFIRQVNCAVEAHYPDVMMMAEESTAWPLVTYPPQDGGLGFHYKWDMGWMNDTLHYMQTDFPWRPGNHGLLTFSIMYAFTENFICPLSHDEVVHGKCSLIGRMPGDWWRQFAGLRTLAFYQMTHPGAKLNFMGNEIGQFIEWRYYESIQWFLTEEYETHKHHQAFIKALNHLYTAEPALYERGYTDDGFTWIDADNSKQSIVSFVRQGEDVDDDLVILINFDPASYESFRVGVPREGDWEVIFDSDRPEFGGSGYAGEEPYTCSSEPYPWNGQMDSIEIKVPGLAGVVLKRRGPSSYKPPVVEEPKKATRKRTSSMKPKAAAAKKAPVKAKTAKPAAKATAKPKAKKATNKKAAPKAKAGAVKASGKDA is encoded by the coding sequence ATGATGGGATCAAACGTGAGCGATACAAAGCTAAAGCCAGCAACCAAAAAGCCTGCTACCCGTAAAGCCGCCCCGCACGCGCCGGAGCTCACCAAAGACGATGTCTATCTGTTTGGCATCGGTACGTGGGAGCGCAGCTGGGAAAAGATGGGCGCGCACCCCGACACGCAGAACCGTACGCGCGGCTGGCGTTTTTGCGTTTGGGCGCCCGATGTAAAGAGCGTCCACGTCATTGGCGAATTCAACGACTGGGATGAGCAGGCCAACCCGCTGGTGCCCGTGCATACGAGCGCCATTTGGGAAGGCTTTATTCCTGGCGCCGAGCAGGGCCAGCTCTATAAGTACCTTATCGAGACCAACGAGGGCGAAAAGCTCTACAAGGCCGATCCATACGCCTTTAAGGCCGAGTGCCCTCCGGGTACCGCGAGCGTGCTGTGGGCCCTCGATGGCTACCAGTGGAACGACGCCGCATGGCTCAAGCGCCGCGCCAGCCATAACCACATGTCGCAGCCCCTTAACATCTACGAGGTGCATATTGGCTCGTGGAAGCGCCACGGCGACGCGCCGCAGGGCGAGCCCGACGAGTACGGCAACTACCCCGGCCCCATGGACCCCTTCCCCGCGCAGCGCGGTGAGTTTTACACCTACGACGACCTGTCGGTGGAGCTCGTGGACTACGTGCGCGATATGGGCTATACGCATATCGAAGTCATGCCGCTTATGGAGCATCCCTTCGATGGCTCCTGGGGCTACCAGACGACCGGCTACTACGCCGCCACGTCGCGCTACGGCAACCCGCAGCAGCTCATGCACTTTATCGACGCTTGCCACGAGGCGGGCATCGGCGTGATCATGGACTGGGTGCCCGGCGGTTTTTGCGCCGACTCCCACGGCCTTGCCACCTTTAACGGCCACATGCTGTTTGAGCACGAGATTCACCCCAACTGGGGCACGCACAAGTTTGACTTCGCCCGCGGCGAGGTCCGCTCCTTCCTGGTCTCAAACGTGCTGTACTGGCTCGAGAACTTCCACGTGGACGGCATTCGCATGGACGGCGTGTCCAGCATGCTCTACCTCAACTTTGGCATTGACGATCCCGGCCAAAAGAAGTTCAACAAGTACGGTACCGAGGAGGACCTGGACGCAAGTGCGTTTATCCGTCAGGTCAACTGCGCCGTGGAGGCGCACTACCCCGACGTGATGATGATGGCCGAAGAGTCAACCGCGTGGCCGCTCGTGACCTATCCGCCGCAGGACGGCGGTCTGGGCTTCCACTACAAGTGGGACATGGGTTGGATGAACGACACCCTGCACTACATGCAGACCGATTTTCCGTGGCGCCCCGGTAACCACGGCCTGCTCACGTTCTCCATCATGTACGCCTTTACCGAGAACTTCATTTGCCCGCTGAGCCACGACGAGGTCGTACACGGCAAGTGCTCGCTCATTGGCCGCATGCCGGGCGACTGGTGGCGCCAGTTTGCCGGCCTGCGCACGCTGGCTTTCTACCAGATGACGCACCCCGGTGCCAAGCTCAACTTTATGGGCAACGAGATCGGCCAGTTTATTGAATGGCGCTACTACGAGTCCATTCAGTGGTTCTTGACCGAGGAGTATGAGACCCACAAGCACCATCAGGCGTTTATCAAGGCGCTCAACCATCTATACACCGCCGAGCCCGCCCTGTACGAGCGCGGCTACACCGACGACGGCTTTACCTGGATCGACGCGGACAACTCCAAGCAGTCCATCGTGAGCTTTGTGCGTCAGGGCGAGGACGTCGATGACGACCTGGTGATCCTGATCAACTTTGACCCGGCGAGCTACGAGAGCTTCCGCGTGGGCGTGCCGCGCGAGGGCGACTGGGAGGTCATCTTCGATTCCGACCGTCCCGAGTTTGGCGGCAGCGGATACGCCGGCGAGGAGCCCTACACCTGCTCGAGCGAGCCCTATCCCTGGAACGGGCAGATGGACTCCATCGAGATTAAGGTGCCCGGCCTGGCAGGCGTGGTGCTTAAGCGCCGCGGCCCCAGCAGCTATAAACCGCCCGTGGTTGAGGAGCCCAAGAAGGCGACGCGTAAGCGCACGTCCTCGATGAAGCCCAAGGCCGCGGCTGCTAAGAAGGCTCCGGTTAAGGCGAAGACCGCCAAGCCCGCTGCCAAGGCTACGGCTAAGCCCAAGGCCAAGAAGGCAACCAATAAAAAGGCTGCTCCCAAGGCTAAGGCAGGCGCTGTTAAAGCATCTGGCAAGGATGCGTAA
- a CDS encoding polysaccharide biosynthesis protein translates to MYNSLWRYASISEAGRIVAAVTVGSIIGDVIFNAIFGKGMSLREDVMAWAIILIICGGGRFGIRAVYGSQLWRFKSKSDAHLPRTLIVGAGETGSLTIKRMLNGDPDMIGDPVAVVDDDPNKQNQRIHDIKVCGTCRDIPVIAHDCEAEQIVVAIPSSTREERQRIYDFCMKTGLRVLTLPNVRDIPQDGVGRVALREVEISDLLSREEKSLDLNQMGYVTGKRILVTGGGGSIGSELVRQLLPAKPTQIVLFDIYENTTYELYHDIVKAAHDQGTDIQVYIGSITHLPAITKVFDKYHPQVVFHAAAHKHVPLMEGNAREAIENNVFGTLNVVRLADKYQCSHYVQISTDKAVNPTNVMGATKRMDEMIVQYYAANSKTIFTAVRFGNVLGSHGSVIPLFRRQLREGGPITITHKDITRYFMTIPEASKLVITAGALAHGGEIFVLDMGEPVKIYDLAVNLITLSGLKPGKDIEIKEVGLRPGEKMYEELLMDNEQLLPTKHSEIRISTAEADKMEEIKDKLQKLHDCLDKDNDAVKSVLAEVVPTYHPQFND, encoded by the coding sequence ATGTATAACAGCCTTTGGCGCTATGCAAGTATCTCCGAGGCCGGACGTATTGTTGCCGCGGTGACCGTTGGGTCGATCATCGGTGATGTTATTTTTAATGCTATTTTTGGCAAGGGCATGTCGCTTCGCGAGGACGTTATGGCGTGGGCGATCATCCTCATAATCTGCGGCGGCGGACGTTTTGGCATTCGTGCCGTGTATGGCAGTCAGCTCTGGCGTTTCAAAAGCAAGTCTGACGCTCATCTGCCTCGCACACTCATCGTCGGAGCTGGCGAGACCGGATCGCTCACTATCAAGCGTATGCTCAACGGAGATCCGGACATGATCGGCGATCCCGTTGCCGTTGTGGATGATGACCCCAATAAACAGAACCAGCGCATTCACGACATTAAGGTGTGCGGCACCTGCAGGGACATCCCTGTTATCGCACACGATTGCGAGGCCGAGCAGATTGTCGTCGCCATACCGAGCTCCACGCGTGAAGAGCGTCAGCGCATCTACGACTTCTGCATGAAAACGGGTCTTAGGGTTCTCACGCTGCCCAATGTACGCGATATTCCGCAGGATGGTGTAGGCAGGGTTGCCCTTCGCGAGGTCGAAATCAGCGACTTGCTTTCTCGCGAGGAGAAGTCGCTTGACCTTAACCAGATGGGCTATGTTACCGGTAAGCGCATTTTGGTCACGGGCGGTGGCGGATCGATTGGCTCCGAGCTTGTGCGTCAGCTTCTTCCGGCTAAACCAACCCAAATCGTGTTGTTTGACATTTACGAGAACACTACCTACGAGCTGTATCACGACATCGTCAAGGCCGCTCATGATCAAGGCACTGATATCCAAGTCTATATCGGCTCCATTACGCATCTTCCAGCGATTACCAAGGTATTTGATAAATATCACCCCCAGGTCGTCTTCCATGCTGCGGCTCATAAGCATGTTCCCCTTATGGAGGGCAATGCACGCGAGGCAATCGAGAACAACGTCTTTGGCACGCTCAATGTCGTACGTCTTGCCGACAAGTACCAGTGCAGTCACTACGTACAGATTTCTACCGATAAGGCTGTTAATCCAACCAACGTTATGGGTGCAACCAAGCGTATGGACGAGATGATCGTTCAGTATTACGCAGCCAACAGCAAGACTATTTTTACCGCCGTCCGTTTTGGCAATGTTCTTGGAAGCCACGGTTCGGTTATTCCGCTGTTTAGGCGTCAGCTTCGCGAAGGCGGTCCCATCACCATTACGCACAAGGACATTACGCGTTACTTCATGACCATCCCCGAGGCAAGCAAGCTGGTCATTACTGCTGGTGCTTTGGCGCATGGCGGTGAGATTTTTGTTCTGGACATGGGTGAGCCGGTCAAGATCTACGACCTCGCAGTGAACCTCATCACGCTTAGCGGTCTTAAGCCCGGCAAAGACATCGAGATTAAAGAAGTTGGCCTGCGTCCTGGCGAAAAGATGTACGAGGAGCTTCTTATGGACAACGAACAGCTCCTGCCAACTAAACATTCCGAGATTCGCATCTCTACGGCCGAGGCAGACAAGATGGAAGAGATTAAAGACAAGCTACAGAAGCTTCATGACTGCCTCGACAAGGATAACGACGCGGTCAAGTCCGTGCTTGCTGAGGTTGTACCTACGTATCATCCGCAGTTTAACGATTAG
- a CDS encoding glucose-1-phosphate adenylyltransferase has product MSKKECIAMLLAGGQGSRLGALTQKIAKPAVSFGGKFRIIDFSLSNCSNSGIDTVGVLTQYRPYLLHAYVGSGEAWDLDSRDGGVSILPPYETQTGGAWYAGTADAITQNLDYIKANDPKYVLILSGDHLYRMDYRKMLKTHIENNADLTVSVMPVPWEEASRFGILTTDPEDGRITKFTEKPDKPDSNLASMGIYIFSADVLIEALEEDALDQRSSHDFGKDIIPKLLGEGKRLYSYEFHGFWKDVGTIASFHETSMDLLGNNPEFDLFDKHFPIMSNITTRPPHYIGPDGRLDDCLVSNGCKIYGTARHSIISTDVIIEERAVVEDSVLLPGAHVKSGAHICRAILGENSTVEEGVKLGSVDTTKDTAVVGNDVVIGKGE; this is encoded by the coding sequence ATGAGTAAGAAAGAATGCATCGCGATGCTCCTCGCAGGAGGACAGGGCAGCCGATTGGGGGCACTCACCCAAAAGATCGCTAAGCCGGCGGTTAGCTTTGGTGGCAAGTTCCGCATTATCGACTTTTCGCTCTCCAACTGCTCCAACTCGGGCATCGACACGGTGGGCGTTCTGACGCAGTATCGCCCCTACCTGCTGCATGCCTACGTGGGCTCCGGCGAGGCATGGGATCTGGACAGCCGCGACGGCGGTGTGTCGATCCTGCCGCCGTACGAGACGCAGACCGGCGGCGCCTGGTATGCGGGCACGGCCGACGCCATTACGCAGAACCTCGACTACATCAAGGCCAACGACCCCAAGTACGTCCTGATTCTTTCGGGCGATCACCTGTATCGCATGGACTACCGCAAGATGCTCAAGACGCACATTGAGAATAACGCCGACCTCACGGTGAGCGTTATGCCCGTGCCGTGGGAGGAGGCCAGCCGCTTTGGCATCCTGACCACCGACCCCGAGGACGGCCGCATCACCAAGTTCACCGAGAAGCCCGATAAGCCCGATTCGAACCTCGCGTCCATGGGCATCTACATCTTCTCGGCCGACGTGCTGATCGAGGCGCTCGAAGAGGACGCTCTGGACCAGCGCTCGAGCCACGACTTTGGCAAGGACATCATCCCCAAGCTGCTCGGCGAGGGCAAGCGCCTGTACAGCTACGAGTTCCACGGCTTTTGGAAGGACGTCGGCACCATCGCCAGCTTCCACGAGACCTCGATGGACCTGCTGGGCAACAACCCCGAGTTCGATCTGTTCGACAAGCACTTCCCCATCATGTCCAACATCACCACGCGTCCGCCGCACTACATTGGCCCGGACGGCCGCCTGGACGATTGCCTGGTCTCCAACGGCTGCAAGATCTACGGCACCGCTCGCCACTCGATCATTTCGACCGATGTCATCATCGAGGAGCGCGCCGTGGTCGAGGACTCCGTGCTGCTGCCGGGCGCGCACGTCAAGAGCGGTGCGCACATCTGCCGCGCTATTTTGGGCGAGAACTCCACGGTCGAAGAGGGCGTGAAGCTCGGCTCTGTCGATACCACCAAGGATACGGCCGTCGTTGGAAATGACGTCGTTATCGGGAAGGGGGAATGA
- a CDS encoding thiamine diphosphokinase, which translates to MACNVLVVCGSPVVASAGLLRQLAGECDHVVAVDRGLDALLGAGLGCDVYVGDADTVSDAGRALVDAATEFEVERHDPYKDYTDLALALDSVRRRWPGAEVVATCATGGRPDMALSVLGLLAGYEDAPIWIAEDKVVARVLHAGESWTIEGAEGKTFSIIAIASNTEVSEHGLEWELDYSPLGLLADTGISNIVRSTAEIEVHTGTAIAYLYQ; encoded by the coding sequence GTGGCTTGCAACGTATTGGTGGTCTGCGGCTCGCCTGTGGTGGCGAGCGCGGGTCTGCTACGTCAGCTGGCGGGGGAGTGCGACCACGTTGTCGCCGTGGACCGCGGGCTCGACGCGTTACTGGGCGCGGGACTGGGCTGCGACGTGTATGTGGGGGATGCCGATACGGTGAGTGATGCCGGCCGCGCGCTGGTGGATGCCGCCACGGAGTTTGAAGTTGAGCGCCACGACCCCTACAAGGACTATACCGATCTGGCGTTGGCGCTCGATTCGGTCCGCCGTCGCTGGCCGGGTGCCGAAGTGGTTGCGACTTGCGCCACCGGCGGCCGTCCGGATATGGCGCTTTCCGTACTGGGGCTGCTCGCGGGCTACGAGGATGCTCCCATCTGGATTGCCGAAGACAAAGTGGTCGCTCGCGTCCTTCACGCAGGCGAGTCGTGGACCATCGAAGGCGCCGAAGGTAAGACGTTTTCCATCATCGCCATCGCTTCCAACACCGAGGTAAGTGAACACGGTCTTGAATGGGAGCTAGATTACAGCCCCCTCGGCCTGTTAGCCGACACGGGCATTAGCAACATAGTCCGATCCACCGCAGAGATCGAAGTCCACACCGGCACCGCCATCGCTTACCTATACCAATAA
- a CDS encoding glycogen/starch/alpha-glucan phosphorylase, with protein sequence MNKIFDNKQEFTELYRDAVMSISGKSVEAASDLDRFNALAKLVAEKARTVATTSDARVAAEGKKRVYYFSIEFLIGRLLDNYLLNFGVRDMVAEALDDMGFDLSVIENQEPDPALGNGGLGRLAACFLDSMAAEGIAGYGNGMRYRYGLFKQEIVNGSQVEATDEWLTHGYPWEVRRQDKAVTIKFGGHVEGFEENGRTFYRTVDTQDILAVPYDIPVVGYAGETVNKLRVWAAEPVEEHFDLEAFNRGDYALADAERAEAEAISAILYPNDAGEHGRLLRLKQEYLFVSAGIYSLLDTFEKEHGENWELLPQFVAIHTNDTHPAMCGPELMRILIDEKKLEWDDAWNIVTQVVSYTNHTILPEALEKWPIGTFSKLLPRVYQIIDEISRRWHESFDTTQEGWQERLRQTAILWDGEIRMANLSVICSHSVNGVAKIHSDIIKNIVLKDFYALTPEKFNNKTNGISHRRFFAEANPTYAKLVTEAIGDGWLKDAFELEKLKEFQNDTEFLKAVGASKRANKERLAAYVKAETGLVIDPNTVFDVQVKRFHAYKRQLMNIMKVMDIYNRRIANPNFHVTPTTFIFSGKAASSYTFAKETIRLINSVADVINNDPRVNEVMKVCFIPNFRVSNAQLIYPAAEISEQISTAGKEASGTSNMKLMMNGAITLGTLDGANIEIADLAGRENEAIFGLTAPEVEQLWASNNYFAWDTLNNDRERLGRVMDELKDNTFAGLSGNFESIYNELMNNNDPDLVMADFRSYVDAWEKLTGSYGDQETWNRKALLNTASSGWFSSDRTIREYRDEIWHA encoded by the coding sequence ATGAATAAGATCTTCGACAACAAGCAGGAGTTTACCGAGCTCTATCGCGATGCTGTCATGAGCATCAGCGGCAAGAGTGTTGAGGCCGCCAGCGACCTGGACCGCTTTAACGCCCTGGCCAAGCTCGTGGCCGAGAAGGCACGCACCGTTGCCACCACCAGCGACGCCCGTGTGGCCGCCGAGGGCAAGAAGCGCGTGTACTACTTCTCGATCGAGTTTTTGATCGGCCGCCTGCTCGACAACTACCTGCTCAACTTTGGCGTGCGCGACATGGTCGCCGAGGCGCTCGACGACATGGGCTTCGACCTGTCCGTCATCGAGAACCAGGAGCCCGATCCGGCTCTGGGCAACGGTGGCCTGGGCCGTCTGGCCGCATGCTTCTTAGATTCCATGGCTGCCGAGGGCATTGCCGGCTACGGCAACGGCATGCGCTACCGCTACGGCCTGTTTAAGCAGGAGATCGTCAACGGCAGCCAGGTCGAGGCCACCGACGAGTGGCTCACCCACGGCTATCCCTGGGAGGTCCGTCGTCAGGACAAAGCCGTGACCATTAAGTTTGGTGGTCACGTCGAGGGCTTTGAGGAGAACGGCCGCACGTTCTACCGCACGGTGGACACGCAGGACATCCTGGCTGTCCCCTACGACATCCCCGTTGTGGGCTATGCCGGCGAGACCGTCAACAAGCTGCGCGTCTGGGCCGCAGAGCCGGTCGAGGAGCACTTTGACCTGGAGGCCTTCAACCGCGGCGACTACGCCCTGGCCGACGCCGAGCGCGCCGAGGCCGAGGCCATCAGCGCCATCCTCTACCCCAACGACGCCGGCGAGCACGGCCGTCTGCTGCGCCTGAAGCAGGAGTACCTGTTTGTTTCGGCCGGTATCTACAGCCTGCTCGACACCTTTGAGAAGGAGCACGGCGAGAACTGGGAGCTGCTGCCGCAGTTTGTGGCCATCCATACCAACGATACCCACCCCGCCATGTGCGGCCCCGAGCTCATGCGTATCCTGATCGACGAGAAGAAGCTCGAGTGGGACGACGCCTGGAACATCGTGACGCAGGTCGTGAGCTACACCAACCACACCATCCTGCCCGAGGCTCTGGAGAAGTGGCCCATCGGCACGTTCTCCAAGCTCCTCCCCCGCGTGTACCAGATCATCGACGAGATCAGCCGTCGTTGGCACGAGTCGTTCGACACCACGCAAGAGGGCTGGCAGGAGCGCCTGCGCCAGACCGCTATCCTGTGGGACGGCGAGATTCGCATGGCCAACCTGTCTGTGATCTGCAGCCACAGCGTCAACGGCGTGGCCAAGATCCACTCCGACATCATCAAGAACATCGTGCTCAAGGACTTCTATGCCCTGACGCCCGAGAAGTTCAACAACAAGACCAACGGCATCTCGCACCGTCGCTTCTTTGCCGAGGCCAACCCCACCTACGCCAAACTCGTGACCGAGGCCATTGGCGACGGCTGGCTCAAGGACGCCTTTGAGCTGGAGAAGCTCAAGGAGTTCCAGAACGACACCGAGTTCCTGAAGGCCGTGGGTGCCTCCAAGCGCGCCAACAAGGAGCGCCTGGCCGCCTACGTCAAGGCCGAGACCGGTCTGGTCATCGACCCCAACACCGTCTTCGATGTTCAGGTTAAGCGCTTCCATGCCTACAAGCGCCAGCTCATGAACATCATGAAGGTGATGGACATCTACAACCGTCGCATCGCGAATCCCAACTTCCACGTGACGCCGACGACCTTCATCTTTAGCGGCAAGGCTGCCTCGAGCTACACCTTTGCCAAGGAGACTATCCGCCTCATTAACTCCGTGGCCGACGTCATCAACAACGACCCGCGCGTCAACGAGGTCATGAAGGTCTGCTTTATCCCCAACTTCCGCGTGAGCAACGCCCAGCTCATCTACCCCGCCGCCGAGATCTCGGAACAGATCTCCACGGCCGGCAAGGAGGCTTCGGGCACGTCCAACATGAAGCTCATGATGAACGGCGCCATTACGCTGGGTACCCTCGACGGCGCCAACATCGAGATCGCCGACCTGGCCGGTCGCGAGAACGAGGCCATCTTTGGCCTAACCGCCCCCGAGGTCGAGCAGCTCTGGGCGTCGAACAACTACTTTGCTTGGGATACGCTCAACAACGATCGCGAGCGCCTGGGCCGCGTGATGGACGAGCTCAAGGATAACACGTTTGCCGGCCTTTCGGGCAACTTTGAGAGCATCTACAACGAGCTCATGAACAACAACGACCCCGACCTGGTCATGGCAGACTTCCGCAGCTACGTGGATGCGTGGGAGAAGCTCACCGGCAGCTATGGCGACCAGGAGACCTGGAACCGCAAGGCGCTGCTCAACACCGCCTCGAGCGGCTGGTTCTCGAGCGACCGCACCATTCGCGAGTACCGCGACGAGATCTGGCACGCTTAA